One Mus musculus strain C57BL/6J chromosome X, GRCm38.p6 C57BL/6J DNA window includes the following coding sequences:
- the Vsig1 gene encoding V-set and immunoglobulin domain-containing protein 1 isoform 1 precursor (isoform 1 precursor is encoded by transcript variant 1) — MMVFAFWKVFLILNCLAGQVSMVQVTIPDTFVNVTVGSNVTLLCLYTTTEKSLEKLSIQWSFFHNKEMEEPISIYYSEGGQASAIGQFKDRIIGATNPGNASITILHMQPADSGIYICDVNNPPDFVGKNQGLLDVTVLVKPSKPFCTIQGRPEAGHPISLSCLSAFGTPSPLYYWYKIEGNTIVPVKESFNTATGVLVIGNLTNFEQGYYQCTAINSLGNSSCEIDLTSSHPEVGIIIGALVGALIGAAVIICVVYFARNKVKSKQQKNLNSSTELEPMTKVHHPQQSEAISADGVQLEGTLPSSIHAGHNTEPTTTAVLEPEYEPNPPLETTTQPDPEPEGSVPVLAPEAEIQPHPELDPETETEPEPEPEPKPEPEPEPELEPDPQSGVIIEPLSKAGEDTVKA, encoded by the exons ATGATGGTGTTTGCATTTTGGAAGGTCTTTCTGATCTTAAACTGCCTTGCAG GTCAGGTCAGTATGGTGCAAGTGACCATCCCAGACACTTTCGTGAATGTGACTGTTGGATCTAATGTTACTCTTCTCTGCCTCTATACCACCACCGAGAAGTCCCTGGAAAAGCTTTCAATTCAATGGTCTTTCTTCCACAATAAGGAAATGGAGGAGCCAATATCT ATCTACTACTCTGAAGGTGGACAGGCTTCAGCTATTGGGCAATTCAAAGACCGAATAATTGGGGCTACTAATCCCGGTAATGCATCTATCACCATATTGCATATGCAGCCAGCAGACAGTGGAATTTACATCTGTGATGTCAACAATCCTCCAGATTTTGTGGGCAAAAACCAAGGCCTCCTTGACGTCACTGTCTTAG TCAAACCTTCCAAGCCCTTTTGTACCATCCAAGGAAGACCAGAAGCAGGCCATCCTATTTCCTTGTCTTGCCTTTCTGCCTTTGGAACACCGTCTCCTTTGTATTACTGGTATAAGATTGAGGGGAACACCATTGTGCCAGTAAAAGAAAGTTTCA ACACGGCCACTGGAGTTTTAGTTATTGGAAATCTAACAAATTTTGAACAAGGTTATTACCAGTGTACTGCCATCAACAGTCTTGGCAATAGTTCCTGTGAAATTGACTTAACGTCTTCAC ATCCAGAAGTTGGGATCATCATCGGAGCTTTGGTCGGTGCCCTGATAGGAGCTGCTGTTATCATCTGTGTGGTGTACTTTGCCAGGAACAAAGTTAAATCCAAGCAGCAGAAGAATTTAAATTCCAGCACAGAACTTGA GCCAATGACAAAGGTACACCATCCCCAACAAAGTGAGGCAATTTCAGCTGATGGCGTCCAGCTAGAAGGAACTCTGCCATCTTCCATCCATGCTGGCCACAACACCGAACCTACTACTACAGCAGTCTTGGAGCCAGAATATGAGCCTAATCCTCCACTGGAAACTACCACACAGCCTGACCCTGAACCAGAGGGTTCAGTGCCAGTGCTAGCACCTGAGGCAGAGATTCAACCACACCCAGAGCTGGACCCGGAGACTGAGacagagcctgagcctgagcctgagcctaaGCCTGAGCCTGAGCCGGAACCTGAGCTTGAGCCTGATCCCCAGTCTGGAGTAATAATTGAGCCTCTGAGCAAGGCGGGAGAGGATACAGTTAAGGCATAA
- the Vsig1 gene encoding V-set and immunoglobulin domain-containing protein 1 isoform 3 precursor (isoform 3 precursor is encoded by transcript variant 3) has product MMVFAFWKVFLILNCLAGQVSMVQVTIPDTFVNVTVGSNVTLLCLYTTTEKSLEKLSIQWSFFHNKEMEEPISHVSHPKTEGMEEKAVSQCLKMMHARDARGRCSWTSQIYYSEGGQASAIGQFKDRIIGATNPGNASITILHMQPADSGIYICDVNNPPDFVGKNQGLLDVTVLVKPSKPFCTIQGRPEAGHPISLSCLSAFGTPSPLYYWYKIEGNTIVPVKESFNTATGVLVIGNLTNFEQGYYQCTAINSLGNSSCEIDLTSSHPEVGIIIGALVGALIGAAVIICVVYFARNKVKSKQQKNLNSSTELEPMTKVHHPQQSEAISADGVQLEGTLPSSIHAGHNTEPTTTAVLEPEYEPNPPLETTTQPDPEPEGSVPVLAPEAEIQPHPELDPETETEPEPEPEPKPEPEPEPELEPDPQSGVIIEPLSKAGEDTVKA; this is encoded by the exons ATGATGGTGTTTGCATTTTGGAAGGTCTTTCTGATCTTAAACTGCCTTGCAG GTCAGGTCAGTATGGTGCAAGTGACCATCCCAGACACTTTCGTGAATGTGACTGTTGGATCTAATGTTACTCTTCTCTGCCTCTATACCACCACCGAGAAGTCCCTGGAAAAGCTTTCAATTCAATGGTCTTTCTTCCACAATAAGGAAATGGAGGAGCCAATATCT CATGTCTCGCACCCCAAAACTGAGGGTATGGAGGAAAAGGCAGTCAGTCAGTGTCTAAAAATGATGCATGCAAGAGACGCTCGGGGAAGATGTAGCTGGACCTCTCAG ATCTACTACTCTGAAGGTGGACAGGCTTCAGCTATTGGGCAATTCAAAGACCGAATAATTGGGGCTACTAATCCCGGTAATGCATCTATCACCATATTGCATATGCAGCCAGCAGACAGTGGAATTTACATCTGTGATGTCAACAATCCTCCAGATTTTGTGGGCAAAAACCAAGGCCTCCTTGACGTCACTGTCTTAG TCAAACCTTCCAAGCCCTTTTGTACCATCCAAGGAAGACCAGAAGCAGGCCATCCTATTTCCTTGTCTTGCCTTTCTGCCTTTGGAACACCGTCTCCTTTGTATTACTGGTATAAGATTGAGGGGAACACCATTGTGCCAGTAAAAGAAAGTTTCA ACACGGCCACTGGAGTTTTAGTTATTGGAAATCTAACAAATTTTGAACAAGGTTATTACCAGTGTACTGCCATCAACAGTCTTGGCAATAGTTCCTGTGAAATTGACTTAACGTCTTCAC ATCCAGAAGTTGGGATCATCATCGGAGCTTTGGTCGGTGCCCTGATAGGAGCTGCTGTTATCATCTGTGTGGTGTACTTTGCCAGGAACAAAGTTAAATCCAAGCAGCAGAAGAATTTAAATTCCAGCACAGAACTTGA GCCAATGACAAAGGTACACCATCCCCAACAAAGTGAGGCAATTTCAGCTGATGGCGTCCAGCTAGAAGGAACTCTGCCATCTTCCATCCATGCTGGCCACAACACCGAACCTACTACTACAGCAGTCTTGGAGCCAGAATATGAGCCTAATCCTCCACTGGAAACTACCACACAGCCTGACCCTGAACCAGAGGGTTCAGTGCCAGTGCTAGCACCTGAGGCAGAGATTCAACCACACCCAGAGCTGGACCCGGAGACTGAGacagagcctgagcctgagcctgagcctaaGCCTGAGCCTGAGCCGGAACCTGAGCTTGAGCCTGATCCCCAGTCTGGAGTAATAATTGAGCCTCTGAGCAAGGCGGGAGAGGATACAGTTAAGGCATAA
- the Vsig1 gene encoding V-set and immunoglobulin domain-containing protein 1 isoform 2 (isoform 2 is encoded by transcript variant 2) produces MQPADSGIYICDVNNPPDFVGKNQGLLDVTVLVKPSKPFCTIQGRPEAGHPISLSCLSAFGTPSPLYYWYKIEGNTIVPVKESFNTATGVLVIGNLTNFEQGYYQCTAINSLGNSSCEIDLTSSHPEVGIIIGALVGALIGAAVIICVVYFARNKVKSKQQKNLNSSTELEPMTKVHHPQQSEAISADGVQLEGTLPSSIHAGHNTEPTTTAVLEPEYEPNPPLETTTQPDPEPEGSVPVLAPEAEIQPHPELDPETETEPEPEPEPKPEPEPEPELEPDPQSGVIIEPLSKAGEDTVKA; encoded by the exons ATGCAGCCAGCAGACAGTGGAATTTACATCTGTGATGTCAACAATCCTCCAGATTTTGTGGGCAAAAACCAAGGCCTCCTTGACGTCACTGTCTTAG TCAAACCTTCCAAGCCCTTTTGTACCATCCAAGGAAGACCAGAAGCAGGCCATCCTATTTCCTTGTCTTGCCTTTCTGCCTTTGGAACACCGTCTCCTTTGTATTACTGGTATAAGATTGAGGGGAACACCATTGTGCCAGTAAAAGAAAGTTTCA ACACGGCCACTGGAGTTTTAGTTATTGGAAATCTAACAAATTTTGAACAAGGTTATTACCAGTGTACTGCCATCAACAGTCTTGGCAATAGTTCCTGTGAAATTGACTTAACGTCTTCAC ATCCAGAAGTTGGGATCATCATCGGAGCTTTGGTCGGTGCCCTGATAGGAGCTGCTGTTATCATCTGTGTGGTGTACTTTGCCAGGAACAAAGTTAAATCCAAGCAGCAGAAGAATTTAAATTCCAGCACAGAACTTGA GCCAATGACAAAGGTACACCATCCCCAACAAAGTGAGGCAATTTCAGCTGATGGCGTCCAGCTAGAAGGAACTCTGCCATCTTCCATCCATGCTGGCCACAACACCGAACCTACTACTACAGCAGTCTTGGAGCCAGAATATGAGCCTAATCCTCCACTGGAAACTACCACACAGCCTGACCCTGAACCAGAGGGTTCAGTGCCAGTGCTAGCACCTGAGGCAGAGATTCAACCACACCCAGAGCTGGACCCGGAGACTGAGacagagcctgagcctgagcctgagcctaaGCCTGAGCCTGAGCCGGAACCTGAGCTTGAGCCTGATCCCCAGTCTGGAGTAATAATTGAGCCTCTGAGCAAGGCGGGAGAGGATACAGTTAAGGCATAA